Within Lolium rigidum isolate FL_2022 chromosome 5, APGP_CSIRO_Lrig_0.1, whole genome shotgun sequence, the genomic segment GCATGTATCTACCTAAACACAGATTCAAGTGCAACAAGGATTTTACTCTTCAATTTGTGCAACATCTTGCATGCATATCTCAAGTGTATGGATACTTTCgattcaaagttatgtctatgtataTTGAACATCCTATAGGTAAAGCAAATCAATTGAGCACTACGGACTATGGATGCAATCGTGCACTCGTGCTCCTACGTTCAATCCAACGAAACAAGTAGTAATATCATGGCAGGTGGTCTAGGTTAAATACATTGCCTCCTACGTTCAATCCAACGGAACAAGTAGTAATATCATGGCAGGTGGTCTACGTTAAATACATTGCTAAATATACGATGATGACACAATATGAGAACTAGACTAGGAAACAGATCCTCACCACATCACACATGTATTTTTTTAGCCAGAATGCAGATGATGAATGCACGTGGAAACTGATGCAATCTTAAGAGAACAAACTGAAATACCTTGATCAGCTGCTGAGCAGTTTGAACTTGTGAAGCACTCCCTACAATCTCGACCGTCATCTCTCCAGGAACACCTTCTTGAATACTTACTGTTGCACCACTATGCTTGCGGATGTAGCTAATATTGGCACCAGCAGACCCAATCACAGCATCAACATAGGAAAGAGGAACTTGCATCTTTTGGGCAATCTGACAATAAAACCAAACAAATATGGGAGAAAACAAGTGTAAGTGATAGAATTAATAGGCATGCAAACACCTCATGTTTTCATAATGGTCAAATTTATAGCAACTAACTTGGGAAGACCCATGTTGTAGGTGTTGATTCCCTGAGGAAGGAGGAGCGCCAGTTGGATGTGCATCACGCCCATATGAAGAAATCCCGTAGTGTGGTTGCTTTTCCACAGGGTGTGCATCAGGAGGAGGATAATAGTTATCTTGTGGTCGTGGAGGCATAAAATGTTGATTCCCGCCATAACCAGGAGGGCCACTGGGAGGAATGTTTGGTGGATGACTCCAGGGTGGAGGAGGACCCCACTGCTGAGGCGCAGGCATAGGTTGTTCTCTGGGCACATTGTGCACTTTCATCTGTCAAGAAGACAAGTTATGCTTATCGGATACTGCATCCAAGCAAAACAATAAACTGCATAACAGAATTCACTTACCTGCATTTCAAACAGAGGGAGAACACTACGGTCAACAAGAAATTTTCTCAAATGGTTTGCAATCAGTTCCACTGCTTTGTGAACATCATTGGGTTCACCTTGTATCTCGACAACTCTGTCATCATTTAATGCCACAGGTGGCACATTCTCTGTGAAGGAGAAAATGTTAAATATGTGGCGCTTTAAATATGCATCATGAGAGCGTACATGCGAAACTAAGCCTCGTAAATTTCTGTACAATTGATCAGCCATGATCTAACAAGCCAAGCAGAAAGGTGCATACAGAAACAATGCTAGAATTATCACGCCGCCAAGCCAAGGGAGATGGCAAATGTTAGGTACACTCTTGCATGTATCTTAAATATCAGATTCTAGCATCTACAGTATCACCCAGCAGTTGTTGTCCCTTCTATGCAATATGCATGCATGTCCAAGAATTCCATAATTTTCAAATCCTTTTAGCAAATAAGAAAATGCTTGATTCACAAAGTACGCTAATCATAAACCATGAGCATTACCAGATTATAGTACATTGCAATTTTCTATGTTCATAATTCACTCAACAAATAAACTATGTAACATTTGGAAGTACACATGATACCTACATAGGGTGCCTACCACCTGATTCATACCAGAAAAATGACAATCATGCAAGACAAGTCACAATGTATACAGCTTATTAGTTAAATGACACAAACTGCATATTGTGTATAGCCAGTAAAACTACAAACGAAAATTCACGGATCTAGCATGGCCTAGTAGAGGAGAAGCAAGGAGCTACAATACGGTGGAAATATGGAGAAGCATTGCCAAACTGAGACAACAACGCGGGGGAAATATAGATCTTACCAAGAATGCGGAGAGCACATTTTGAAGCATCCTGTATGGATTTAATGGTTGCCCCTTGCTTGCCAATCAGGCTGCCAGCTTGGGAAGCTGGCACAAGTAGACGTGTTGGCCCTACAGGACCAGCACCTCGCTGAGGCTGCTCAGATTCACCATCTAAACCATCTGTTATTCTATTATGTACTCTCAGCAAACCATCAACAGCTGGAGGAACCAGTGCATCCGGTTCATCCTTTGCCGAAATCATTACCTTTAAACAAGAAAACAGTCAAGATGTCAGCAAGCAGGCACAAAAATATGTTGCATACAGATGGATAATGCAGGAAACACTAATTAGTAGCAATATGCACAAGCATTGAGGAGACATGTCATAGCAAGGATAGAACATATATTTCCATCCTACATTAGTTCAATGAAATGAATACACCACTACCCCAAGAACAGAATAATCAAAATGATGCATGCTGCTAAAAAAATTTGAAGGGCATCCACGTCTGTAAACATCCTGCATCTGATTCAGCCAAGGCCAAAAGAGCTTATGTTCAGTAGGGCAGGTTTCAGAATATCAAGCATTTCCTACTTTAGCACAATTTGTCCAAGATAGGTTAATTAGGGCATGTTTGGTCCATTGCTGTGATCCACTGTGGAATGCAATAATGGTTACTCTTTCTGGTAAAAATTATGTTACATTTCTCAAATTAGTCAACAAATCCAAACAGATGTAAAATATTACTGCATACTGAAGCAAACACAATGCCAACGCATGAGTTTACATTGTGGTTGCATATCCTAAAAATTGTAAATAAGATCATGACATCTGATGGTGAAGTTGTTATGCAGAGATACAGAATAACTGAGCCTTGTTTTAACCATTAAGGAGCAACATACATTTATATTCCCAGAAAGTTCTTCATCCAACTGGATAGATTTGCTTATCATTTAAATATCAACTGTTATATTTGTTAACCGGGAATGATACGAATTACTTGCATATTGCAGAAAGTGTACCACatggcatgtttacttgctgttgATGGGCATGCACTTATATAATTTCAATTTTTTAAGATATGGTCATTTTCTGAAAGAACCATCTAGGGATTACGAAATAGTTAGGATTAAGCTATTTTGCCCCCGTAAAACCTTGCCAACTGATTTCCCTTTGGCCAAACAATCAAATGGGTCATGGAATTACCAGCCAATATGTGGAGCTTCTTGACAGTGATCTTCATCCAATACTGAAAAGACTTAAAATCGTATTTGCAGCAGAGGAGCACAAAACTGAACTCTGGTAACCATGACTGTTCGTCTATTTTGGATACGAAAAAGGGATTTGACTTGAGGCCTTAGACTGCAGTGAGAAC encodes:
- the LOC124651662 gene encoding flowering locus K homology domain-like; the encoded protein is MDGASAVEHEMSEIPAGITSDEQANPATNAQEEPEMPSDEELKGQINEESGDLNEEAQANVNDGNAEDLEEPANVAGGEAGAEQLADVEMEEKKWPGWPGESVFRVLVPAQKVGAVIGRKGEFIKRMCEESRARIKILDGPPGVPERTVMISAKDEPDALVPPAVDGLLRVHNRITDGLDGESEQPQRGAGPVGPTRLLVPASQAGSLIGKQGATIKSIQDASKCALRILENVPPVALNDDRVVEIQGEPNDVHKAVELIANHLRKFLVDRSVLPLFEMQMKVHNVPREQPMPAPQQWGPPPPWSHPPNIPPSGPPGYGGNQHFMPPRPQDNYYPPPDAHPVEKQPHYGISSYGRDAHPTGAPPSSGNQHLQHGSSQIAQKMQVPLSYVDAVIGSAGANISYIRKHSGATVSIQEGVPGEMTVEIVGSASQVQTAQQLIKNFMAEASPQVPPPGPAPSQPLDSSYNSYPQYGGPSYGSPPGSAGPAPHNGGSYGAHYPPNYGY